GATATGGCGGTGATTGTTATTACCGCATACGCTACTATAGAAAGCGCTATCAAGGCAATGAAAGCGGGTGCTTTTGATTATCTGTTTAAACCGATTAATCTCGAACAGTTAGATTTGATGCTTATAAAAATAGAACAAAGCCAGCTTGTAATTGCCGAAAACCGATACCTTAAACGCAAGCTGGAAGAGATAGATAATTTCCCGGATTTAATCGGCGAATCGCAGTCATTCAAAAAAGCGCTGTCGGATATCTCGGTTGTTGCTAAATCTGATTCGACAGTTCTAATCAGGGGCGAATCGGGCACCGGCAAGGAGCTGGCGGCTCGGGCAATACATTTCAGCTCATCTCGAAAGGATAAGCCGTTTTTAGCGGTAAATTGCGCCGCTTTGCCGGAAACATTGCTCGAATCGGAGCTATTCGGCTATGAAAAAGGTGCCTTTACCGGCGCGACCAAGAGACGTCTTGGACGATTCGAATTAGCCGATAAGGGCACGCTGTTCTTGGATGAAATCGGCGATTTGCCCCTGCCGATTCAAATAAAGCTGCTGCGAGTGCTCGAAAGCAAATCGTTTGAACGTCTGGGCAGCGCTTATGCAATCGATGTTGATATACGGCTTATTACTGCCACTAACAGAGACCTCGAAAGCAAAATCAATGATGGCACGTTCCGGGAGGACTTGTATTACCGTCTTAATGTAATCCCGTTAAATTTGCCCCCATTGCGCGAGCGAAAAGATGACATTCTACCGTTAGTCGAGCATTTCATTAAGAAATTCAGCGTCAAGTCAGGCAAGAAAATCAAAGGGATTACACCGCCAACGCGAGATATTCTGATGACGCACAACTGGCCCGGCAATGTCCGCGAACTGGAAAACGCAATCGAACGAGCGGTGGTCATGACTCGCTCGGACTCTATCGATACGGATAGCCTAATAGCTTTTGCCGTTTCCGATACAAAGGCGGAAATGGCAGCTGACATTCTCAATTTAGCCGAACTTGAAAAGCGCGCAATAACAAAGGCATTAAAGCAAACTAATGGCAAACAGATTGAGGCTTCTGCCATATTGGGCATACATCGCAATACCCTGCGTTCGAAAATGAAGCAGTATAGGCTAAAATAAATCTGATTGACCGCATCAAGAAATTATGATACAGCAGCCATTGAAAAGTTGCGAAGATTACTTATCTGGTTTGTTAAATTAAGCTTGGTAAGATATTCCATATCTAAGGCTGAATTTTCATCGTCTTGAATATTATTTTGCTTGTCATAGTCTATAGCATAAGCAAGATGAACCGTTGTAAGTACGTTTATCATAGGGCTTGGCATTTTATGCGGCATATAATGCAAAGCCACTGCTTCCAATATTGAATCCGATAGACCCCATAAAGATAATAAATAGGCGCCAATTTCGGCATCGCTCACGTCTAATATCTCTATCTGGGCTTGATATAACGGAATTGAATTGCTTTTTGCCAACTTTATAGATTCGGAAAATGCGGTCTTGAAATGTGTCAACATAACAAGTTTTCCAACATCATGAAGCATTCCTGCTATAAGCGCATCTTCAGAGTGGGGTAATCCTAAAATCGTTGCATAAGTTCTAGCGCAGGCGCTTATTGATACAGAACGGTTATAAATGCTTTCAATTGAGAAGCCGGGCACTTTAGGATCATCAAATTGATTAAAGGCGCCTACAGCCAGAACTAAGCTTTTAACTGTATCAAGACCCAAAAGATTAATAGCATGCAGAGGATTTTGGATATGTGCCTTAAGACCAAAAAATGCCGAGTTAATCATTTGCAGAAGTTTTACAGTGATACTAACATCCTGTTTGATAAGGTCTGCAACTTTATGTATGGAAACATCTTGCGATTGAAGTTCCACTGCTAACTGTTTGAATATTTTAGGAGGGCTGGGAAGCGATTTTATTGAGGAAATAGTGTTAAAAATGCCATCGCTTTTAAGAATACTGCGCATATCGATAGAATTATTGATTATTTTTCTTAGTGTATTTGGGTCGCATGGTTTGGCGATAAATTGATGAACATATTCCATTGTTTTCATTATAAGTCTTTTATCGGCGCAGCTCGATAGAATGAAGCGTACAATGCCGGGATAGAGTTCGCTTACCTCCTTAAGCAGTTGGTCGGCGTTCATATCTGAAGTAATCATCTCGCTGACAATTACTTGAAATGAATGTTCCTGCAGTGCTTTCAGGGCTTCAGCACCACTGCCAACAATCTCCAAATCCCATTTATCCTGCAAACTATTGACGGTTTGCGGATTATTTCTGATAGTCATTAGAGGGTTATCAACGAATAGTATTCTATCTTTTGACATTATTTTACTCCGTTATTGATGTTTGTAAGTATCACCAGAGCAACACCCTGACTTGTATCTATTTAGGCTTAAAATCCGATGAAAAATAATCAAGTAATCTATTTTAAACTATTCTATTCTTATTGATAATATCGGTTAACTTTTATTGCTGCTAAAACAGATTAAAAGAAAATGTAGAATTGCCGGTAAATCAATCAGGCAGTTGTTCTATAATGTAATATTTTCGTTACTGTCCGGCCTTTTTATCCGCCTTAGGCGGATGCTATACTTAATATTATTCGCCCGAACACGAGAATCCAAGTTATTTACAAAGCAATAATGGGATAAAAAAACCATATCGATATAAGGGCTAAACTGCCTCATTAAACTTAAAATACGAGAATATTTGCGGATTTACTGAAAACCATAAAAATAACGGGCTGCAACTCATTGTTGTAACCCGTTATACTACATGCCGGAAGCCGGAATTGAACCGGCACGAACGATACCGTTCGAGGGATTTTAAGTCCCTTGCGTCTACCTATTCCGCCATTCCGGCAATTGCTTGATTGTCATATCTTTAGGCTTTTCGGGAAGACCCCCTAAAGTAGCCCGGGTGTCCAAATAGTATCCATCAACATAGTAGTCGATGTACCATCTTATTCCTTTTTTAAAAACAGCCATTCAATTTCCTCGATTGAAAAGTAAATAATTTAATTTTTAATGATAGTCAAGGGAATAAGTTGAAAAATTAATATTCTGAAACATTTTTAGTATATAAGCGATTTCGCATCTTTCGGAAACCCAAGAATTAATAGTAAATATGCTTAAGCCCAGAAAGTTGTTTGCAAAACCAATGATGGATAATAAAAATACCTTGCCCCGTGTCCGCAGACAGGCGGGCGCCGGCAGGCAGGAGGTATCGGCACAACCAATCTCTGGACTCCCGTTTTCACGGGAGTGACGTTGATTATAATGTTCTGCAAAAAGCCGGACAGTAGTGAATTCAACTCGATATTTGATTTTAATTTATATGGGCTGTTTAAACAAAGGGTGATATTTTTTACGACAATATTCTGGTACACTTTTCATGCGCAGTTTTCAAATTAAAACACTCTTAAGAATTAATATTCAATTCCTCGGTACTTGCCTCCTTATTGACGAGTACTTTTCTTATGGCTTTGCCCAGATGCTGCATGGTATAGGGTTTTCTAATATAAATACCAACCCCAAGTGTTTCCGCCTTTTTTACCCGATCAGTTTCGGCAAAGC
This genomic interval from Candidatus Zixiibacteriota bacterium contains the following:
- a CDS encoding sigma-54-dependent Fis family transcriptional regulator, whose protein sequence is MRILVIDDEESQRKILSGYLEKKGHNVRNAASGSQALDMLAESGAGVAITDMRMPEMDGLTLLQEIVNIYPDMAVIVITAYATIESAIKAMKAGAFDYLFKPINLEQLDLMLIKIEQSQLVIAENRYLKRKLEEIDNFPDLIGESQSFKKALSDISVVAKSDSTVLIRGESGTGKELAARAIHFSSSRKDKPFLAVNCAALPETLLESELFGYEKGAFTGATKRRLGRFELADKGTLFLDEIGDLPLPIQIKLLRVLESKSFERLGSAYAIDVDIRLITATNRDLESKINDGTFREDLYYRLNVIPLNLPPLRERKDDILPLVEHFIKKFSVKSGKKIKGITPPTRDILMTHNWPGNVRELENAIERAVVMTRSDSIDTDSLIAFAVSDTKAEMAADILNLAELEKRAITKALKQTNGKQIEASAILGIHRNTLRSKMKQYRLK
- a CDS encoding HDOD domain-containing protein gives rise to the protein MSKDRILFVDNPLMTIRNNPQTVNSLQDKWDLEIVGSGAEALKALQEHSFQVIVSEMITSDMNADQLLKEVSELYPGIVRFILSSCADKRLIMKTMEYVHQFIAKPCDPNTLRKIINNSIDMRSILKSDGIFNTISSIKSLPSPPKIFKQLAVELQSQDVSIHKVADLIKQDVSITVKLLQMINSAFFGLKAHIQNPLHAINLLGLDTVKSLVLAVGAFNQFDDPKVPGFSIESIYNRSVSISACARTYATILGLPHSEDALIAGMLHDVGKLVMLTHFKTAFSESIKLAKSNSIPLYQAQIEILDVSDAEIGAYLLSLWGLSDSILEAVALHYMPHKMPSPMINVLTTVHLAYAIDYDKQNNIQDDENSALDMEYLTKLNLTNQISNLRNFSMAAVS